Proteins found in one Candidatus Woesearchaeota archaeon genomic segment:
- a CDS encoding ASCH domain-containing protein → MAFALSLKQPWAELILQGKKTIETRRWNTEFRGEFYIHASKTIDKEACEELGIDPSSLVTGVIVGKATIVDVKEYYSEDQFMKDNSKHRAGFYGFGHPLFGFILEDVERIEPIPQKGALKFFEVNV, encoded by the coding sequence ATGGCTTTTGCATTATCATTAAAACAACCATGGGCTGAATTGATTTTACAAGGTAAGAAAACAATTGAGACTAGGAGATGGAATACTGAGTTTCGAGGAGAGTTCTATATTCATGCTTCCAAAACCATTGATAAAGAAGCTTGTGAAGAGTTAGGGATTGATCCTTCTTCTTTGGTTACTGGTGTTATTGTTGGGAAGGCAACAATAGTTGATGTTAAGGAGTATTATTCTGAAGACCAATTTATGAAAGATAATTCTAAACACCGAGCAGGATTTTATGGGTTTGGACATCCTCTTTTTGGATTCATATTGGAAGATGTAGAGCGAATCGAACCAATTCCTCAGAAAGGTGCTCTGAAGTTTTTTGAGGTGAATGTATAA
- a CDS encoding 7-cyano-7-deazaguanine synthase encodes MGSRTGSTFKSLAGRKRGSKLKSIGASISAGMQAGETAIVSSGGAVSAGSGAIVSGGGSGAGVAFVAPIAGAAALVASSKPSMDVVYHTTKLADSVLKNLNDLTNKYQTASQNQPVYSYFAKSPVEFPVNMVQSMVVDEVSDLAWANVKSELGLKTTAHQDRIAKFIISQLIGLTLNMIKQKIKGEKIDKHFFYKEVMGAAIEYCLDGFMQSNAENEVLSSNPSVAYCQMETGSQKVFQTATKEIAKELAELIYDDISSQNEFPEQKQFNRILKKRVTEKLKVEVEATEYEGDSDFKKQRLLASDQKKVPDKLDKKDVVISTQTTVNKRKIDDSLRIRFTAPENDYVRGRITPAHRDLLSITSTISKIEYLMRSGDVTNILPTDTIIYSNTDISKKTRSLVNTLASFLLTFNPNISIKKNSASSEKKEQKENTEKSDVIVLFSGGLDSLAGLEYAKKKYKNPKFVYVNNQVNRTSAVVRYLQHKLHLGDDLIIFQSQKGGQFLQQTRGFLFLSAAAVTADVFGAKEIIVAECGVTKYQPSTTISDEITKTTHRLMIELAEHIFSEFNINVKIKFPFDMKTKAEIIAGYPDKKLLIDSHSCRSSRFSDKDKDECGYCFACLLKNISLSYVLGKKQDQFLIDPITNSQSFTTQNLGRTRSLKNKCYESIFSLINFSKSMLAGNLPEPIQKYMQDYGTTKLFKNHAEDMIYGLMFMKNKGWVKNEKVLELLNKIEKESWFDKKQILERRKELLNVKT; translated from the coding sequence ATGGGATCACGTACTGGCTCTACATTTAAGTCATTGGCTGGACGAAAGAGAGGCAGTAAATTAAAGAGTATTGGTGCTTCTATCTCTGCAGGCATGCAAGCAGGAGAAACAGCTATTGTTTCATCTGGAGGTGCTGTTAGTGCAGGATCTGGAGCAATTGTTAGTGGAGGGGGTAGTGGTGCAGGAGTTGCTTTTGTAGCACCAATTGCAGGAGCAGCTGCTTTAGTTGCAAGTAGTAAGCCTTCTATGGATGTAGTGTATCATACTACCAAGTTAGCTGATTCTGTTTTAAAAAATCTGAATGACCTAACTAACAAATATCAAACTGCAAGTCAGAATCAGCCTGTTTATTCTTATTTTGCTAAAAGTCCAGTTGAGTTTCCAGTTAATATGGTTCAGAGCATGGTTGTTGATGAAGTTTCTGATCTTGCATGGGCTAATGTAAAGAGTGAACTTGGATTAAAGACAACTGCACACCAGGATAGAATTGCGAAATTTATCATTTCACAATTAATTGGTCTTACATTGAACATGATTAAACAGAAAATAAAAGGAGAGAAAATAGACAAGCACTTTTTCTATAAAGAAGTTATGGGTGCAGCTATTGAATATTGCCTTGATGGGTTTATGCAATCAAATGCAGAAAATGAAGTCTTATCATCAAACCCTTCTGTTGCTTATTGCCAAATGGAGACTGGCTCACAAAAAGTTTTTCAAACAGCTACAAAAGAGATTGCCAAAGAACTGGCAGAATTAATCTATGATGATATCTCTTCTCAAAACGAGTTTCCAGAACAAAAGCAATTCAATAGGATACTAAAGAAAAGAGTCACTGAAAAACTAAAGGTAGAAGTGGAAGCCACAGAATATGAAGGGGATTCTGATTTCAAAAAGCAACGTCTTCTCGCCTCTGATCAAAAAAAAGTCCCAGATAAATTAGATAAGAAAGATGTTGTGATCTCTACTCAAACCACTGTCAATAAAAGAAAGATTGATGATTCTTTGAGAATACGATTTACCGCACCAGAGAATGATTATGTAAGGGGAAGGATAACTCCTGCACATAGGGATTTGCTTTCTATAACATCTACTATTTCAAAAATAGAGTATCTAATGAGAAGTGGTGATGTCACGAATATTTTACCTACTGACACAATCATTTACTCCAACACAGACATTTCTAAGAAAACCAGAAGCCTTGTTAATACACTTGCTTCTTTTTTGCTAACCTTTAACCCAAATATATCTATAAAGAAAAATAGTGCCTCTTCGGAAAAAAAAGAACAAAAGGAAAATACAGAAAAATCTGATGTTATTGTTCTATTCTCTGGAGGATTAGATAGTTTAGCAGGATTAGAATATGCAAAGAAAAAATACAAAAACCCTAAGTTTGTATATGTGAATAATCAAGTCAATAGAACAAGTGCTGTTGTAAGATATCTTCAACATAAACTCCATTTAGGAGATGACCTTATTATTTTCCAAAGTCAGAAAGGAGGACAATTTCTACAACAGACAAGAGGATTTTTATTTCTCTCTGCCGCGGCTGTCACCGCAGATGTGTTTGGAGCTAAAGAAATAATTGTTGCAGAATGCGGGGTAACAAAATATCAACCCAGTACAACCATTTCTGATGAGATTACAAAAACAACCCACCGATTAATGATTGAATTGGCAGAACATATTTTCTCTGAGTTCAATATAAATGTAAAAATCAAGTTCCCATTTGATATGAAAACTAAAGCTGAGATCATAGCAGGATATCCAGACAAAAAGCTTCTTATTGATTCTCATTCGTGTAGATCATCAAGATTTTCAGATAAAGATAAGGATGAATGTGGATATTGTTTTGCTTGTCTACTAAAAAATATAAGTTTATCTTATGTGTTGGGCAAAAAACAAGACCAGTTTTTAATTGATCCAATTACAAATTCACAATCCTTTACAACTCAGAATTTAGGAAGAACCAGATCGTTAAAGAATAAGTGCTATGAATCAATTTTCTCACTTATTAATTTCTCCAAATCAATGCTTGCAGGCAATCTTCCAGAGCCAATACAAAAGTACATGCAGGACTATGGAACAACTAAATTATTCAAGAATCATGCAGAAGATATGATTTATGGGCTTATGTTCATGAAGAATAAAGGATGGGTAAAAAATGAGAAAGTTCTCGAATTGCTTAACAAAATTGAGAAGGAATCTTGGTTTGATAAAAAACAAATACTTGAACGAAGAAAAGAATTACTAAATGTTAAGACTTAG
- the radC gene encoding DNA repair protein RadC → MRIKDISLENRPRERMEKQGVSVLSDSELLAVILQKGTKEENVIDMSNRLISKYGVNKLSSCSLKELQEIKGIGKAKASQIIALFEFNKRHSLSKQNGKPIKSAKDVFDYAHPKLNGADKEHFMILHLDTRNRVIKDEIISVGTLNSSLIHPREVFKSAIKESANSVILVHNHPSGEAEPSEEDIKITDILFKSGELLSIKVLDHVIIGNEGYYSFNEQTKS, encoded by the coding sequence ATGCGTATTAAAGACATCTCTTTAGAGAATAGACCTAGAGAAAGAATGGAAAAACAAGGAGTTTCTGTACTTTCAGACTCAGAACTATTAGCTGTGATTCTACAAAAAGGAACAAAAGAAGAAAACGTAATTGATATGTCCAATAGACTTATTTCTAAATATGGAGTTAATAAATTGTCTTCTTGTTCATTAAAAGAATTACAAGAGATTAAAGGCATAGGAAAAGCTAAAGCTTCTCAAATAATTGCACTATTTGAATTCAATAAAAGACACAGTTTATCTAAACAAAATGGAAAACCAATAAAATCAGCAAAAGATGTATTTGATTATGCACACCCAAAACTTAATGGAGCGGATAAAGAACACTTCATGATCTTACATCTAGATACAAGAAACAGAGTTATCAAGGATGAAATTATTTCTGTAGGTACTTTGAATAGTTCTTTGATTCATCCTCGTGAAGTCTTCAAATCTGCAATAAAAGAAAGTGCAAATTCTGTTATTCTTGTTCACAATCACCCATCAGGAGAAGCAGAACCTTCAGAAGAAGATATTAAAATTACAGACATATTGTTTAAGTCAGGAGAATTATTATCTATTAAAGTGTTGGATCATGTAATTATTGGTAATGAAGGATATTATAGTTTTAATGAGCAAACTAAGTCTTAA
- a CDS encoding ABC transporter ATP-binding protein produces MNSVEIKGLVKEYKEKKKETIIAVDNISFNVKKGEIFGFLGPNGAGKTTTINCVTQLSNKTSGKIFVNGFDTEKQYLEARRQIGLSPQDLLFDPYFTVMELLTYQGGYFGMPKKQAQKRAEKLLKQFNLWDKRKVNMRQLSGGMKRKFSIIKALMHEPSILILDEPTAALDVDSRYELWEFIKKLNNEGITIILTTHYIEEAEKLADRICIINKGKIIKLEEKEKIIDELSQNIITIYLKKNEALPKEFPQLNYTYYDKKLIITTPKKDQNKNLRFALKTLEENKIETENFSVDQDNLENIFRRLIKNEK; encoded by the coding sequence ATGAATTCTGTAGAGATAAAAGGACTTGTAAAAGAATACAAAGAAAAGAAAAAAGAAACAATCATAGCGGTAGATAATATTTCATTCAACGTAAAAAAAGGAGAAATATTTGGATTTTTAGGTCCGAACGGTGCTGGAAAAACAACTACAATAAACTGCGTAACACAACTATCAAACAAAACAAGTGGAAAAATTTTTGTAAATGGTTTTGATACAGAAAAACAATATTTAGAAGCAAGAAGACAAATAGGACTAAGTCCTCAGGACTTGTTATTTGATCCTTACTTCACAGTCATGGAACTTCTTACTTATCAAGGTGGATATTTTGGAATGCCAAAAAAACAAGCGCAAAAAAGAGCAGAAAAACTTCTTAAACAATTCAATTTATGGGATAAAAGAAAAGTAAATATGCGCCAATTGAGCGGCGGTATGAAAAGAAAATTTAGTATAATAAAAGCACTTATGCACGAGCCATCAATACTAATACTTGACGAGCCAACAGCAGCATTAGACGTTGATTCAAGATACGAGCTCTGGGAATTTATAAAAAAACTGAACAATGAAGGGATAACAATAATCCTCACAACACATTACATAGAAGAAGCAGAAAAACTTGCAGATAGAATATGCATAATAAACAAAGGAAAAATAATAAAATTGGAAGAAAAAGAAAAAATAATAGATGAACTAAGCCAAAACATAATAACAATCTACCTAAAAAAAAATGAGGCGCTACCAAAAGAATTTCCTCAATTAAATTACACTTATTATGACAAAAAATTAATAATAACAACGCCCAAAAAAGACCAAAACAAGAACTTGAGATTTGCCTTGAAAACATTAGAAGAAAATAAAATAGAAACAGAAAACTTCTCCGTAGATCAAGATAACTTAGAAAATATATTCAGGAGGCTAATAAAAAATGAAAAATAA
- a CDS encoding ABC transporter permease, which produces MKNKLSNWISFYTLFKREFLRFFKVPNNTIFPQLITVLFYFIIFGIAIGARIKEVAGVSYFLFILPGLFVQVLINGSYSNPSGSLFMSRMWGSITDVLIAPISYTQFTFAYIFAAMLRGLTLGIGAILIAMIFIQVNIYSIWILGLYILLISFVFALMGIIIGLWCKTHEQLNIFINFIVTPLTFLGGVFYTLNMVPKTIATITQLNPIFYMINGVRYGMIGVQDGNIYLGLLFLTILAISLFTIVYLLIKRGYNLRT; this is translated from the coding sequence ATGAAAAATAAGCTTAGCAACTGGATATCATTTTATACTTTATTCAAAAGAGAATTTTTACGTTTTTTTAAAGTGCCTAACAATACAATATTTCCCCAATTAATAACTGTATTGTTCTACTTCATAATATTTGGAATAGCAATAGGAGCAAGGATAAAAGAAGTAGCAGGAGTATCGTACTTCCTGTTTATACTTCCAGGATTATTCGTACAAGTGCTCATAAATGGTTCCTATAGCAATCCTTCAGGTTCATTATTCATGTCAAGAATGTGGGGAAGTATAACAGATGTTCTCATAGCACCAATATCATATACACAATTCACGTTCGCATACATATTTGCAGCAATGCTTCGAGGATTGACTTTAGGAATAGGCGCAATACTCATAGCGATGATATTCATACAAGTAAACATATACAGCATATGGATATTAGGGTTATACATTCTATTAATATCTTTTGTCTTCGCATTAATGGGAATAATAATAGGTCTTTGGTGCAAAACGCACGAGCAGCTTAACATATTCATAAATTTTATAGTAACCCCGTTAACATTTCTTGGGGGCGTATTCTATACATTAAATATGGTTCCAAAAACAATAGCAACAATAACACAACTAAATCCGATATTTTACATGATAAACGGAGTAAGATATGGAATGATAGGTGTGCAAGATGGAAATATATATCTTGGACTGTTATTTTTAACAATTTTAGCAATATCTCTATTCACAATAGTTTACTTATTAATAAAAAGAGGATATAATTTAAGGACGTAA
- a CDS encoding rRNA pseudouridine synthase — MEKMPKLKSDEPPAEAERVQKLLANGGLCSRRRAEELIEQGKVTVNGKIIKLGDKARPGTDEIVVEGKMLKKIKKIYLLLNKPPGYETTLFSPQNRKKVTDLIKIKERIIPVGRLDLNSRGLLILTNDGNFANKIMHPRFEKEKTYEATVKGIIPESKLKMIENGLDIGIAKASPCEVKILKEGKKFMRVAVTIKEGKNRQIRRMFHRIGYNVEDLVRTKIGNIGIGKLKEGKYRHLTTKEVQTLLEK, encoded by the coding sequence ATGGAAAAAATGCCTAAGTTAAAATCTGACGAACCTCCTGCAGAAGCAGAAAGAGTACAAAAATTGCTTGCAAATGGAGGCTTGTGTTCAAGAAGAAGAGCAGAAGAGCTAATAGAACAAGGAAAAGTAACAGTAAATGGCAAAATAATAAAACTAGGAGATAAAGCAAGACCTGGCACAGACGAAATAGTTGTAGAAGGCAAAATGCTTAAAAAAATAAAAAAAATATATTTATTACTTAATAAACCTCCAGGATACGAAACAACGCTATTTAGTCCTCAAAACAGAAAAAAAGTAACTGACCTAATAAAAATTAAGGAAAGAATAATACCTGTGGGAAGACTGGATTTGAACAGTCGCGGACTATTAATTCTTACAAATGATGGAAACTTCGCAAATAAAATAATGCACCCGAGATTTGAAAAAGAAAAAACATATGAAGCAACAGTAAAAGGAATAATACCTGAAAGCAAACTAAAAATGATAGAAAATGGGCTGGACATAGGAATAGCAAAAGCAAGTCCTTGTGAAGTAAAAATTCTAAAAGAAGGGAAAAAATTCATGCGAGTAGCAGTAACAATTAAAGAAGGAAAGAACAGGCAGATAAGAAGGATGTTTCACAGAATAGGCTACAACGTAGAAGACTTAGTAAGAACCAAAATAGGCAATATAGGTATAGGAAAATTAAAAGAAGGAAAGTATAGGCATCTAACGACAAAAGAAGTACAAACATTATTAGAAAAATAA
- a CDS encoding ribbon-helix-helix domain-containing protein, whose amino-acid sequence MDVLTVKFQPNIMKKIDKAIKQNNYNSKTEFIRDAVRNKLEEIEREIALKKFMELQGRAGKITTDEENEKTRELVGKQILAKYKKKIKNSQV is encoded by the coding sequence ATGGACGTCTTAACTGTAAAGTTCCAGCCAAATATTATGAAAAAAATAGATAAGGCAATAAAGCAAAACAACTATAACTCAAAAACTGAATTCATAAGAGATGCGGTAAGAAATAAACTTGAAGAAATAGAAAGAGAAATAGCTCTGAAAAAATTCATGGAACTTCAGGGCAGAGCAGGAAAAATAACTACAGATGAAGAAAATGAAAAAACAAGAGAACTTGTTGGAAAACAAATACTTGCTAAATACAAGAAAAAAATCAAAAATTCTCAGGTTTAA
- a CDS encoding type II toxin-antitoxin system VapC family toxin: MERYFIDTCILRDFYENRFGRKKEPIGDYAAKFFLYVFSNKNKLFISQISIKELKTDFSECQINDLIYLLGKFISLDILKPEHYEIKEADNLSKERNIPFADCLIAVQTRNKKSVAITRDRHFFNNLTDVCDSLKPENF, from the coding sequence ATGGAACGCTATTTTATCGATACTTGTATTTTAAGAGATTTTTATGAAAATAGATTCGGGAGAAAAAAAGAGCCTATAGGAGACTATGCCGCTAAATTTTTTCTTTATGTCTTTTCAAATAAAAACAAATTGTTTATTTCTCAAATTTCCATAAAAGAGCTAAAAACAGATTTCTCAGAATGCCAGATTAATGATCTAATTTATCTTCTTGGAAAGTTTATTTCGTTAGATATTTTAAAACCAGAACATTATGAAATTAAAGAAGCAGATAATTTGTCAAAGGAAAGAAATATACCTTTTGCAGATTGTCTAATAGCAGTGCAGACTAGAAACAAAAAATCTGTTGCTATAACCAGAGACAGGCATTTTTTCAACAATCTTACAGATGTTTGTGATTCTCTTAAACCTGAGAATTTTTGA
- a CDS encoding MarR family transcriptional regulator: MKNKHVGFIVIFIALVLAFLVQTSKIREDNYIAAIVETQNGSCYLADGTCLHGDRDYAPFIVGWIAAGTLLILGVYLIFFDKTQQMLEKQNFEVSQALKSVKRENEEKGKFEAFISSFGKDEQSVLRAVHDQEGIQQSTLRYKTGMSKTSLSLLLKNLEEREIVSRSQDGKTNKVFLRKKF; this comes from the coding sequence ATGAAGAATAAACATGTTGGTTTTATAGTCATATTCATAGCATTAGTTCTTGCATTTCTTGTGCAAACTTCTAAGATTAGAGAAGATAATTATATAGCTGCAATTGTAGAAACTCAGAACGGATCTTGTTATTTAGCAGATGGAACATGTCTTCACGGCGATAGGGATTATGCTCCTTTTATTGTTGGTTGGATAGCTGCAGGTACATTATTGATTTTGGGAGTATACTTGATATTTTTTGATAAGACTCAGCAAATGCTGGAAAAGCAAAACTTCGAGGTTAGTCAGGCTTTAAAATCTGTGAAGCGAGAAAATGAAGAAAAAGGCAAGTTTGAAGCATTTATTTCGAGTTTTGGAAAAGATGAACAAAGTGTTCTAAGAGCAGTTCATGATCAGGAAGGAATTCAGCAAAGCACTTTGAGGTATAAAACGGGGATGAGTAAAACCTCGCTTTCGTTGCTTCTTAAGAATTTGGAAGAACGAGAGATTGTAAGTAGAAGTCAAGATGGTAAAACTAATAAGGTATTTTTGAGGAAGAAGTTCTAA
- a CDS encoding heavy metal translocating P-type ATPase, which translates to MKKIDLDVKGMHCASCATLIQRGFSKKDGVKLANVNYSTAKATVEFDDSLLNENDLINIVKSKGYDASLSKGLEDPKKQHIKEMNRLKNKLLISLIFAIPAFIIGMVFMWLKIMIPFEEYVLWLLATPIQFYIGAEFYKGAWSALKNKNANMDSLIALGTSAAYFYSVYLVLFVTDGGQYFETSAILITLVILGKYLEARAKGKTSDAISKLMNLSPKTARVLRKNREIIVSVDDVVLKDIILVRPGEKIPVDGKIISGNTSVDESMITGESVPIDKAKGDKVFGGTINKHGSFRFKATKIGKDTTLSHIIKLVEDAQGRKAPIQRFADSISSYFVPVVIVIAIVTFFIWLLSGQGLSFAILTGVSVLVIACPCALGLATPTSIMVGTGLGARRGILIKGGDALETAHKINYVVFDKTGTITKGVPEVTDFKSELKDGEFLTILGSIENESEHPLAESIVRFAKHKKIKFKRISGFKAVPGHGVEAFVGKKKYFAGNMKLMNKQKINVSKYKSEINKLESEGKTVMVLADKKVLGIIAVADTIRETSKKAILRLHKMGIKTFMMTGDNKRTAKAIAAQAGIKNVFAEVLPEDKASYVKKLQKKGKYKVAMIGDGINDAPAIAQADIGIAMGSGTDVAMETGDIVLMKDDPLAVPSALRLSKLTMNKIKQNMFWALFYNVLGIPIAAGVLYTSTGWLLSPIIAGAAMAMSSVSVLTNSLLLKYKKL; encoded by the coding sequence ATGAAAAAAATAGATTTGGACGTTAAGGGAATGCATTGTGCTAGTTGTGCTACTTTGATTCAAAGAGGATTCTCTAAGAAAGATGGTGTTAAATTAGCAAATGTTAATTATAGTACTGCCAAAGCAACAGTAGAATTTGATGATTCATTATTAAATGAAAATGATCTTATTAATATTGTGAAAAGTAAAGGATATGATGCTTCCTTAAGTAAGGGATTAGAAGATCCTAAAAAGCAACATATTAAAGAAATGAATCGTTTGAAAAATAAACTTTTAATTAGTTTGATTTTCGCAATTCCTGCATTTATTATTGGCATGGTGTTTATGTGGCTTAAGATCATGATTCCTTTCGAGGAGTATGTTTTGTGGCTATTGGCAACACCTATTCAGTTTTATATTGGGGCCGAATTCTATAAGGGTGCTTGGAGTGCTTTGAAAAATAAAAACGCAAATATGGATTCTTTGATTGCACTTGGAACATCTGCAGCATATTTTTATTCAGTATATTTAGTTTTGTTTGTAACGGATGGAGGGCAGTATTTTGAAACGTCAGCGATTCTTATAACATTAGTTATTCTTGGAAAATATTTGGAAGCTAGAGCTAAAGGCAAAACTAGTGATGCTATTAGCAAATTAATGAATCTCAGTCCTAAGACCGCACGAGTTTTAAGAAAAAATAGAGAAATTATTGTGAGTGTTGATGACGTCGTTCTCAAAGACATCATTCTTGTTAGACCAGGAGAAAAAATTCCTGTTGATGGAAAGATTATTTCAGGAAACACCAGTGTTGATGAGTCTATGATTACTGGAGAAAGTGTACCTATAGACAAAGCTAAAGGAGATAAGGTATTTGGCGGCACTATAAATAAACATGGCTCTTTTAGGTTTAAGGCGACAAAAATAGGAAAAGATACTACTCTTTCGCACATAATTAAATTGGTTGAAGATGCACAGGGAAGAAAAGCACCAATACAAAGATTTGCAGATAGTATTAGTTCTTATTTTGTTCCAGTAGTAATTGTTATTGCAATTGTTACTTTTTTTATTTGGTTGTTATCAGGACAAGGCTTGAGCTTTGCAATACTAACAGGAGTTTCTGTTTTAGTTATAGCGTGTCCTTGTGCTTTAGGTCTTGCCACCCCAACAAGCATCATGGTAGGTACAGGACTTGGCGCTAGAAGAGGTATTTTAATTAAAGGTGGAGATGCTCTTGAAACTGCTCATAAAATTAATTACGTTGTGTTTGATAAAACTGGAACTATAACTAAAGGAGTTCCTGAAGTTACTGATTTTAAAAGTGAATTGAAGGATGGAGAATTTTTAACAATTTTAGGAAGTATTGAAAATGAATCTGAACATCCTTTAGCAGAATCAATAGTTAGATTTGCTAAACATAAGAAAATTAAATTCAAAAGGATTTCAGGTTTTAAAGCGGTGCCCGGACATGGAGTTGAAGCTTTTGTTGGAAAGAAAAAATATTTTGCTGGAAATATGAAGTTGATGAATAAACAAAAAATTAATGTTTCTAAATATAAATCTGAAATCAATAAGCTTGAAAGTGAAGGAAAAACAGTTATGGTGCTGGCTGATAAAAAGGTTCTTGGAATTATTGCTGTTGCAGATACAATAAGGGAAACGAGTAAGAAAGCAATTCTTAGATTGCATAAAATGGGCATCAAGACATTTATGATGACAGGAGATAATAAAAGGACTGCAAAAGCAATAGCTGCTCAGGCAGGAATAAAGAATGTTTTTGCAGAGGTTTTGCCTGAAGATAAAGCAAGTTATGTAAAAAAGCTTCAGAAAAAAGGAAAGTACAAAGTTGCAATGATAGGTGATGGCATTAATGATGCTCCAGCTATTGCTCAAGCAGACATAGGTATTGCTATGGGTTCTGGAACAGATGTTGCGATGGAGACTGGAGATATAGTTTTAATGAAAGATGATCCTTTGGCAGTTCCTAGTGCTTTGCGATTAAGCAAACTTACAATGAATAAGATTAAACAAAATATGTTTTGGGCATTATTTTATAATGTGCTTGGGATTCCGATAGCTGCTGGCGTTCTTTATACGAGTACAGGTTGGCTTTTGTCACCTATTATTGCAGGTGCTGCTATGGCGATGTCTTCAGTTTCTGTGCTTACAAATAGTTTACTATTAAAGTATAAGAAATTGTAG